Genomic DNA from Niabella ginsenosidivorans:
TGATTATGTTAAACATTGGGACATAGTTTGGAATGTTGAAGAATATAAAAAAGAACAATCACAAATTGAAGAAAAACAGAAAAATGAAAAATAAACTTTTGCCACCACGGTATTTATGAAAAGCAGGCTGAACCTCATCAATTCAGCAACAGTAATTCTATTGAACTATAGAGCAAAACCAAACTTTTGTGCTTCGATTTCCCGAACTTCATAAATGCCCGGACCGATTAATTGCTGCCCCTAAAAAAATCAGCAGTCATTTATTGGCACGAAGCCTCAAATAGGCAGCGCCTAATGCAGCAAAACCAGCAACAATTCCGCCCACCAGTCCGGTAATAAGGACCAGCAATACCGGGCTGTTACCGATTCCCAATAACAGGCCGATTCTGCCCGCCAGGATGCCTCCGTTTGCCGTATTGATCAGTGCCGCTAAAACCACCCACAGCAGGAACACTGCAATAAAGCCGGAAAGGAAAGCACTGAAAGGTGCCTGGGGTAATAGGAATGCGATCACAAAGCCTGCTACTGCAATGATCCACCATGGGAAATAGACGCCGCCAACATAGGCCAACAGGGCCGTTACTATAATGCTTATAAAAAATTTCATACTATTATAAAAAAACGTTTTATCTGTTAAAATCCAATTTTCCGGGGTACTGCCTGCAGGTCTGTTGCAACAGCCTACCGCATTATTAGCTCTTTGAAAAGTTCATGATCCATTTTACACGCGCATCCCTGCTCTCCTCTTTTTTCATCAGCCATAACTGGTAATAATTTCCGGAAGCCCAGGTGTCAACAGCGTTATCATAGAAGCGGCTGCCGGGGTTACCGCTTTGTCCGCCCGGGTACACACCATAGGCTACCGTGGGCGTGCTTAGCTCAACGATCATCCTCCAGCTTGGACCATGACTTTTGGTTACAGCGTTGATAATATTTCCCCATCCCCCCACATTCAGGCTGGTACGCGCAAAGGGCATCAATGCATTCTTCAGCAGGTGATAAATGGTCACATCCTTATATTTAGCCCATTGCAGCCTGCCTTCTTTTTCTGTTTGTGTCAGCCCTGCAGCAGTTCTGTTTAAGGCATCCGTAACAACAGTGCGAATGGTTTCTGTTTCCCGTGTATGAATATTATCTGCAAAACCCATCACCGTTGTATCGCCCCGTTCCAGTATTTCCATTAATGTTTCTTCTGCCGGTAACTCTGCTTTAAACCCTGCTCCGCTGAACTCATCTTCCCAGATGCCTGCCGACAGTGAGTCCATCCAGTTCTGGTAGATCGTTTGCCCGTTGGAAGCCGGGTCTGCAAAAAGATCCCATCCTTTTACAATATCAAAATACTTCTTGGCTTCAGGAGTTAGCCCGGACATATCCGTGAACCGGATGAGCAATGGCACCATATCCCTGGCCGTTATATTGAAATAGTTATTCTGCAATTCCATCATGGTTTGGGCAGTAATGTTGTTCGCGCTGCCCAGGTATTGATCGATGGCCCTTGCCCTGGGTGTAATATACGCACCGGGAATATAATAAGGGTATGCAGCACCGGCAGGTCGCTGGTTGGCGCTGAACAGGTATCCCCGTTCCGGATTTACGGCGTGCGGGTTTTCTGCCTGTGGTATATATCCCTGCCAGTCATAGCTGCTGTCGGTTCCCGGCATGATGTATTGCCCCTGGTTCTTCCATCTTGCCGGAAATTTACCCTGCTGCCAAAGCGCTATAGTACCGGATTGGGAGGCAAAGACAAAATTCTGCCCCGGGCATTCAAAGGACTTTATGGCATTTACATAATCCTCATAATTTCTTGCACGGTTCAGAAAGTAAAAGGTTTTACCGTCATCCCCGGTGTGATGCGCCGTCCATTTTACAGCAAGGCCATTGTTCTTAGTAAGGGTATCCCTGAAGGTGGCATCATACATAACCGGGCCAAATACCGTATAAGCAACGGTATCGTATACAGTGGGCATTCCATTTACTTTTATAGTTTCAATACGCTGCTGGGCTGTTTTCCACTGGTTGTTGAACCAGTATTGCGTACGGCTGTCATCTTTAAACCGTATCGAAAAATAATCCTTCACATCACGCTGCGCATTGGTTACCCCCCATGCAACACTGTCGTTAAAACCAATGATCACATAAGGGCTGCCCGGTAATGTGGCGCCATATACCCTGCTCTCCGGCGTGCTTAGCTGCATTTCATACCATATGGAAGGAAGCGACAGTTCCAGGTGCGGGTCATTGCATAAAATGGGGACTTTGTTTACCGTTTTGCTGCCTGCTACCACCCAGTTGTTGCTGCCGTTGTCGGCATCCGGCGGGTATGCCTCATAAGCAGTTACCTGCTGCGGCTCTTTAAAATAGGCCGTGTCTGCACCTGCCGGCATTTTTGGATCAAACGGAGGCCGTATAAAGTCGGTACCCGGCGGTACAATAGGTTTTAAGGAATCGGGCACCTGGGGGTACAATGCATTGATCTGTTCTGTTGTAAAAAGGGAATGCAATCTTGTAAACGTAAGGTCTTTCTCCGTACCGGATGCCAGCATCTTTGCCATCATTTTCAAAAGCAGCGCCGTACGCAAATTGGTCCACTCCTCCGGTTCAAAATTTAGTATTTTATATTCCAGCGGAAGGTTGCTTTTTGTCAGCGAATGAATATAAGCATTGACTCCGTTGGTATACGCAGTATACACGGCGCGCGCCTTTGCATCTTTTTCCATTGCCTGCAACGAGTTCTCTGCTGCATATTTCATGCCCAACCGTCGTTGCTCCCTGTCATAGGCAATTGCTCTGGGGCCGGCAATCTCACTTACACGCCCTTCGGCTGCTCTTGTCTGCAGATCCATCTGGAACAACCGGAAACGGGCATGCAGGTATCCCTGAACAAAATACAGATCTTCATCATTATCTGCAAATACATGGGGCACCAGGCGTTCGTCAAAATACACCTGCACTTT
This window encodes:
- a CDS encoding penicillin acylase family protein, with product MRAIPFLISAAITCLLVYLLNRPLGDKVPMPAGSFLSPQTGFWQNAEDTAALFNADLSFPELKGKVQVYFDERLVPHVFADNDEDLYFVQGYLHARFRLFQMDLQTRAAEGRVSEIAGPRAIAYDREQRRLGMKYAAENSLQAMEKDAKARAVYTAYTNGVNAYIHSLTKSNLPLEYKILNFEPEEWTNLRTALLLKMMAKMLASGTEKDLTFTRLHSLFTTEQINALYPQVPDSLKPIVPPGTDFIRPPFDPKMPAGADTAYFKEPQQVTAYEAYPPDADNGSNNWVVAGSKTVNKVPILCNDPHLELSLPSIWYEMQLSTPESRVYGATLPGSPYVIIGFNDSVAWGVTNAQRDVKDYFSIRFKDDSRTQYWFNNQWKTAQQRIETIKVNGMPTVYDTVAYTVFGPVMYDATFRDTLTKNNGLAVKWTAHHTGDDGKTFYFLNRARNYEDYVNAIKSFECPGQNFVFASQSGTIALWQQGKFPARWKNQGQYIMPGTDSSYDWQGYIPQAENPHAVNPERGYLFSANQRPAGAAYPYYIPGAYITPRARAIDQYLGSANNITAQTMMELQNNYFNITARDMVPLLIRFTDMSGLTPEAKKYFDIVKGWDLFADPASNGQTIYQNWMDSLSAGIWEDEFSGAGFKAELPAEETLMEILERGDTTVMGFADNIHTRETETIRTVVTDALNRTAAGLTQTEKEGRLQWAKYKDVTIYHLLKNALMPFARTSLNVGGWGNIINAVTKSHGPSWRMIVELSTPTVAYGVYPGGQSGNPGSRFYDNAVDTWASGNYYQLWLMKKEESRDARVKWIMNFSKS